AATATTCATCCTACCATACAAAAATAAGCCCAAAAGCTAATGCCTTTGGGCTTATTGTTTTATTTACATAAATCCGCTGTAAAATCTGGATTAATTGCATAGAAATTCTTTGAATCTAATTCCTCAGTTATTATTCTTAAGGCCTCACCAAATCTTTGGAAATGGTTGATTTCTCTTTGCCTTAAGAATTTAATAGGATCACATACATCATGATCATGGACAAGACGTAAAATATTATCATAGGTGGTTCTTGCTTTTTGCTCCGCTGCCATATTCTCAACCATATCGGTAATTGGATCACCTTTACTCTGGAAGAAGCAAGCATTAAAGGGTATTCCACCGGCAGACTGAGGCCACAGGGCCAAAGTATGATCTACATAATACCTTTCAAAGTTGCCTTCCATTATTTCTTGGGGTGTTAAATCTTTTGTAAGCTGATGGACAATAGCACTGACCATTTCCATGTGTGCCAGTTCTTCAGTCCCTATATCTGTAAGCACACCTGCCACTTTCCTGTTTTTTGTGGAATAACGCTGTGACAGATAGCGCATAGAAGCAGCAAGCTCACCGTCAGGGCCGCCAAACTGGCTTATTATTACCTGGGCCAGCCTGGGGTTACGTTGTTTAATATTTACAGGATATTGTAATCTTCTTTCATAACTCCACATATACTAGCACCTACCTTCCCATGGCCATGGTTCTTCTACCCAAGTCCATTTGTTTTTTACATCTACATCATAGCTGTTGATAGGTCCATAGCATTTTGTATATTCTTCAACAGCTTCATTTCTTACTCTCTCTACCTTCCTCCAATAATCTAAAGCTTCCTGGTCATTAGGATGGGTATCAAGATAGATTCTTAAATCATCCAAGACGAAGCTTGTTGCTGTAATACAAGCAAATAATTTTTCTCTATTTGTTCTATCCACCCTACTTACAACCCCTTCCATACCAGTCTTTATCCAATTCCTTAAATAAGGTTCCATTTTCTAGAGCAACAAACTCATTTTCATATAAGTCCCTAAAGCATTGCCAGGGAACATAACACATGCCTATTGGAAATCGTTCCGGTTTGAAATCATCTTCGCAATAGCTTCTTCTGTCTTTGTCACACCCACAATCTTTATCCGGATCATATTTTCCTACGATATCATCGCATACCGGCTGTGTCTGTCTATATGGTGTAGCATATCTACCGCGACCCGTGCTACGATACATCCGTCTCTCCATCTATATACTCCTTTCAATTTTTATCATCATTTAATACACTCTTTCGTTCTATATATCTTATGAAGCAAGGACAATTCTGTGC
This genomic interval from Herbinix luporum contains the following:
- a CDS encoding manganese catalase family protein, whose translation is MWSYERRLQYPVNIKQRNPRLAQVIISQFGGPDGELAASMRYLSQRYSTKNRKVAGVLTDIGTEELAHMEMVSAIVHQLTKDLTPQEIMEGNFERYYVDHTLALWPQSAGGIPFNACFFQSKGDPITDMVENMAAEQKARTTYDNILRLVHDHDVCDPIKFLRQREINHFQRFGEALRIITEELDSKNFYAINPDFTADLCK
- a CDS encoding spore coat protein CotJB, whose product is MDRTNREKLFACITATSFVLDDLRIYLDTHPNDQEALDYWRKVERVRNEAVEEYTKCYGPINSYDVDVKNKWTWVEEPWPWEGRC
- a CDS encoding spore coat associated protein CotJA, which codes for MERRMYRSTGRGRYATPYRQTQPVCDDIVGKYDPDKDCGCDKDRRSYCEDDFKPERFPIGMCYVPWQCFRDLYENEFVALENGTLFKELDKDWYGRGCK